From Niallia sp. Man26:
ATTGCCGATGAAACCAATTTCTCTGTGCCCTAATTGAACGAGATGCTCTACCGCCAGAAATGCTCCAAACCGATTATTTGTTAATACTGCATCTGCTTTAATGTGTGGGTGATGATGATCAACTAACACAGCAGGGATGCCTGTTGAAATAATTTTTTGAATATACTCTGTATTCAAGTGGGAAAGAATTAATACTCCGTCAACCGAACCATTGAGAATAAAGGCAGGTAATTCAAGGGATTGTATGGCTGATTGGTTTATCGATTGAATCATTAAGCTGTTGTTTTGACTTGCTATCTCCTTTTCAATACTTAAGTAAATTTCACCGAAAAAGCTTTTAAGAGAAAAGGCATAATCAGATGCAATAAGCGCAATTTTAACATTTTTGCTGTCTGTGTTATATTGGTAGTTTTTATGCGCAGGCAAATATTCATAGCCTAACTCGCGGGCTGTTGCTTCCACTAAACTTCTCGTTTTTTCACTTACACCGGCTTTGCCTGTTAACGCTTGGGAAACAGAATTTTTCGAAATATTTAACTGGTCTGCGATATCTTGCATCGTAATTTTTTTTGTCATGAAATCATTCCTTCAACTAATTGAAAACAATATTATTCATAATACTAACATACATGACAAAATAATGTCATGCAACAAAGTCTTTATCTTTAATATTAGTGTGAATTAACTACAATTCATACTTGGTGTTTAGTCCGAAAATCGCGTTGAATAATATAAAAGACAATGTGATAATTCTAATTGTAACGTTACAATAATTTCGTATAAAAGAATTGTAATTCCCTCTTGTAATTGTAATGATAATCCACGTGTTGATGTACTGGTAAAG
This genomic window contains:
- a CDS encoding LacI family DNA-binding transcriptional regulator, with amino-acid sequence MTKKITMQDIADQLNISKNSVSQALTGKAGVSEKTRSLVEATARELGYEYLPAHKNYQYNTDSKNVKIALIASDYAFSLKSFFGEIYLSIEKEIASQNNSLMIQSINQSAIQSLELPAFILNGSVDGVLILSHLNTEYIQKIISTGIPAVLVDHHHPHIKADAVLTNNRFGAFLAVEHLVQLGHREIGFIGNISISPSYYERLEGYHLALNHYGIKHNEALLLSDIEEDEDGVRKAMHQLPKQPTAWFCVNDGLGFLVSSYLVHAGYKIPEQISVSNFDNGQLSKLATPKITTMDIDLELFGKRAVEQLMWRISNKDAANQEILLPTTLLVRESTGPAPN